CCCTATCATCGTAAAAGATGTGAAAATACTAGGAAAAGTAATCGGTGTGTTTAGAAAATTATAATTCAATCAGTTTTTTATCTATAAGATTTTTCAATGCTATCATTATTCCTACCTTGACATGTTCATAGTTCAGGCCTCCTTGAACATATGCGATGTACGGTTCCCTTATCGGACCATCTGCGCTCAATTCTATGGAAGCCCCCTGTATAAATGTGCCCGCTGCCATAATTACTTGGTTTTGATAACCGGGCATATCTCCCGGTATAGGCAATACATTGCTATCTACAGGAGATGCCTCTTGGATTCCCTGGCAAAAAGCAACGAGCATTTCCTCATTATTAAATTTTACCGCTTGGGTTATATCATTTCTTTTGTCTCTTACGCCTGGCATCACTTCGAATCCCAGCTTTTCAAATACACTTGCACACAACATGGCACCTTTTACTGATTCATATACTACATGAGGGGCCATAAAAAGACCTTGAATAAAGGGTCTATAGCTTGCGTTGTAAGAGCCAAGATCCTTGCCCAGGCCCGGACAGGTAAGCCTGTTTGCTATCTTATTTATCAGCTTACTCTTTCCCACTATATATCCTCCTGTAGGTGCAAGGCCACCGCCGGGATTTTTTATGAGTGAACCTGCTACAATATCGGCACCGCATTCTATCGGTTCCTTGTAATCAACAAATTCTCCATAGCAATTATCCACCATACAGATTATTTTTTCATTTATTTGTTTTACGGAATTTATCGCATGGCCTATTTCACGAATAGATAGGGACTTTCTCCAATCATATCCTCTCGATCTTTGAAACAGGATGAGACTTGTTTTGTCGTTAATTTTATT
This Clostridia bacterium DNA region includes the following protein-coding sequences:
- a CDS encoding methionine gamma-lyase family protein; this encodes MDKILIDKLLQQKLDIHSNIIEFVEDAEADIADALKDKGIIKEYNQYKVLHAMQEARLSDRHFVPSTGYGYSDQGREILEEIYSIVFGSEDALVRPNIVSGTHAISLCLYSLLNPGEHMISAAGAPYDTLQKVIGLKGDREDTLIKDGVIFETNDLNQRFEMDIDSLMNKINDKTSLILFQRSRGYDWRKSLSIREIGHAINSVKQINEKIICMVDNCYGEFVDYKEPIECGADIVAGSLIKNPGGGLAPTGGYIVGKSKLINKIANRLTCPGLGKDLGSYNASYRPFIQGLFMAPHVVYESVKGAMLCASVFEKLGFEVMPGVRDKRNDITQAVKFNNEEMLVAFCQGIQEASPVDSNVLPIPGDMPGYQNQVIMAAGTFIQGASIELSADGPIREPYIAYVQGGLNYEHVKVGIMIALKNLIDKKLIEL